CGATTGCTTTTTTATCATCTTCAAGTACTGTTTTTTTGATTTCGTTTGAGAGATGAATCAGCTCTCTTTTAACCGCCAAATCTTTTATTTCCCTCGCATAAGCCTCAACAGCTTCAATAGGTGCGGTTCCGAGTATTTCTAAAAAGAGCTCCTCATCAAATTTGTTTTGTTTAACCAAATGGTCTTTTAAAAAAATTTCATCAATCGGATAATCTTTTTTATAAAGATCTTCCATTGCGGCAAAAAGATTCTGATGAAACGGAAGATAAAAATCAAGAGGTTTTAAAATAGCGGCCACATCTTCATAAATTTTACCGTCAAACAGTATAGCGCTTAATATCCCTCTTTCAATATCTAAATTATAAAGTTCCACAATTTAATCCTTTTATGTTAAAATTATATAAAAAAGGTTTTTAATGATTTTAAAAATCACATACCCTTACAAAGATTCTCTTGCCACACTGCAATTAAGAAGTATCTATATTCAAACCGATGATCAAGACTTAATAGAGCACTTAAAAGCCACAAAAAACCCTATCGATATTGGTGTTATTTTATCGGAAAACGAAGAAAAATTCAAAATGCTTGAAAATGCAAAAGAAGATTTGGAAATCGTTATTGATGAAGTTTTGGCTAATCCTGATTTGCGTCTGCACCTTCTTGGGGATAATTAGTTTTAATTACGTGTTTTTTAATATGTTTAACGGCATCATAAAGATCTTGTGATTCAAAAAGTGTTTTAAGTTTAGTTCTTTTCTTTTTTGGAAGGTCTCTTATTAATTTTTTTAACTCTTCATCGTTTTTTGCTTTTTTTATCTCTTCAGCATGTTCACCCAATATTTTTAAGATACTTTCTTCGTTAATTTCTATACGTCTTAAAAGCATAATCATAAAAATAAAAGCAATCGAAAAAATTGACGCACCTATTATATAAATCATTGCCTCAGCACTCATTCGCTCTCCTTTTTAACTTCTTCTAAAAATTTCTCAAGCAGTTCTTCTTCTTTATATTTACCTATTATTTCACCTTTTTTAATAATAAGTCCGTATCCTTTGCCGCATGCAATTGCGACATCTGCTTCTTTTGCTTCACCGATTGCATTTACCACACATCCCATTACGGCAAGGTTAAGCGGTTTTTTTATATGTTTGGTAGCTTCTTCAACAGCTTCTACAATAGGCGGAAGATCCACTTCAATCCTTCCGCATGTAGGACATGAAATAATATTAACTCCTTCTTTACTGAGTCCCAAATCTTTTAAAATAGCCTTGCCTACTTTTATTTCTTCTTCAAGTTCTCCAGTAATAGATACCCTCATTGTATCGCCTATTCCGTCAAGCAGCAGCGCTCCGAATGCGGCCGCGCTTTTTATTGTTGCGTGAAATTTCGTTCCGGCTTCCGTTACACCCAAATGAAACGGGTAATCAACAAGAGGTCTTAACATTCTGTAAGCTTCAACCGTTCTTTGTACGTCGCTTGCTTTTAGTGAGACTTTAATATCAAAAAAGTCCAGATCCTCCAAAAACTTAATATGCCAAAGAGCGGATTCGACCATTGCTTTTGGAGTCTGTCCGTATTTGTTTTCAAGATGATCTTCCAAACTTCCCGCATTTACACCGATTCTTATAGGTATCTTTCTTGCTTTGCATGCATCCACTATAGCTTTTACTCTCTCTTTACCGCCGATATTTCCCGGATTAATCCTAAGACCGTCTACAACCTCGGCGGCTTTAAGCCCGAGTCTGTAATTAAAATGTATATCGGCAATAACAGGAAGAGGAGATTTTTGTTTTATTTCTTTAAGAGCAAGTGCGTCTTCTTCGTCAAGTACCGCCACCCTTACGATATCGGCACCTGCAAAATACAATCTGTTTATTTGATCAAGTGTGGATTCTATATCTTTTGTTTTGGAATATGTCATGGATTGGACTGAAATAGGAGCATCCCCTCCCACATCAACATTTCCGACTTTGATTTTTCTCGTTGGATATCTTTTAATCAAAACAGACCTTTTTTGTGCGATTATATCAAACTTTTTTGAAATGATAAATAAACTCGGTATTACCTTCTTTACCTTTAATGCTCGATTCTTCGCTTCTTACAAGCTCCC
This genomic interval from Nautilia profundicola AmH contains the following:
- the ispG gene encoding flavodoxin-dependent (E)-4-hydroxy-3-methylbut-2-enyl-diphosphate synthase, with protein sequence MIKRYPTRKIKVGNVDVGGDAPISVQSMTYSKTKDIESTLDQINRLYFAGADIVRVAVLDEEDALALKEIKQKSPLPVIADIHFNYRLGLKAAEVVDGLRINPGNIGGKERVKAIVDACKARKIPIRIGVNAGSLEDHLENKYGQTPKAMVESALWHIKFLEDLDFFDIKVSLKASDVQRTVEAYRMLRPLVDYPFHLGVTEAGTKFHATIKSAAAFGALLLDGIGDTMRVSITGELEEEIKVGKAILKDLGLSKEGVNIISCPTCGRIEVDLPPIVEAVEEATKHIKKPLNLAVMGCVVNAIGEAKEADVAIACGKGYGLIIKKGEIIGKYKEEELLEKFLEEVKKESE